One part of the Streptomyces sp. NBC_00286 genome encodes these proteins:
- a CDS encoding asparagine synthase-related protein — protein MRWLVGWSSTATAAPEAGSAGATGSDGETVHPVGSQLLWGDPDPLWAVGDWRPDEVRVVKADAQNRIAVLGTCGASDEQLRVGLVAARGGALRHLTAWSGSYTAVVQVGRRVMVCGDLAGARPVFYTPWAGGTAYATAALPLADLIEANLDFGHLAAILAAPDVPAALHNSTPYQGVQRIPPGHALVLRAGAREIAGYEQVASLAVAAATVDPDSAVDAVRDALVESVRARLAAPRHVPGADVDPGPVPGMGPAERRAARGMPVPGIGADLSGGPASGTLALLAAGLPGMPGTVLGHGTGAGERLLAVTFNDLAVKGREAELERAGTLAANPRLHHVVVAGGEEVLPYAELEGPLTDEPGPSLVTAARHRARLAAGSADHFTGYGARQVLDAHPARLADLLMDRKRRHLVRPVAALAKADGSVLVPARVYGAARKLARTPYLVGIQGLADRLLHRNFDEPGGAVGASLAALTWGRPGPAARWLTGEALAEVSVRLTGATSRASVGPGQRPGDFRARAALARHAADLRILEQAAEVRFQRLHAPFLDNQVVRACRALPEALRVQPGARAAILRTVLEGAGVADLPPGWGAPSHATSAAAARTGLRAAADTLVDLFDTPLLAQAGLIEARVVRKALRAAAEGEPLPLEGLADLVSLEVWLGRLLDRRGTCWTGTPARARAVPGGIAPERGALGAGATARRG, from the coding sequence ATGCGGTGGTTGGTGGGGTGGAGCAGTACCGCCACTGCGGCTCCTGAGGCCGGCTCGGCGGGGGCCACGGGAAGCGACGGCGAGACCGTGCACCCGGTGGGGTCCCAACTCCTGTGGGGCGACCCGGATCCGCTCTGGGCGGTCGGCGACTGGCGCCCCGACGAGGTGCGCGTCGTGAAGGCCGACGCACAGAACCGGATCGCGGTGCTCGGCACCTGCGGCGCCTCCGACGAACAACTGCGCGTGGGCCTGGTCGCCGCGCGCGGAGGGGCACTTCGCCATCTGACGGCCTGGTCCGGCAGCTACACCGCCGTCGTCCAGGTGGGCCGCCGGGTGATGGTGTGCGGCGATCTGGCGGGCGCACGGCCGGTGTTCTACACCCCCTGGGCGGGCGGCACGGCGTACGCCACGGCCGCGCTCCCCCTCGCCGACCTCATCGAGGCCAACCTCGACTTCGGACACCTCGCAGCCATCCTCGCCGCCCCCGACGTACCCGCCGCCCTGCACAACTCCACGCCCTACCAGGGCGTGCAGCGCATTCCGCCGGGGCACGCGCTGGTCCTGCGCGCCGGCGCACGCGAGATCGCCGGGTACGAACAGGTGGCCTCCCTCGCCGTCGCGGCCGCCACCGTCGACCCCGACAGTGCGGTGGACGCCGTACGCGACGCCCTGGTGGAGTCCGTACGCGCCCGTCTCGCCGCTCCCCGCCATGTTCCCGGCGCCGATGTGGACCCTGGCCCCGTGCCCGGCATGGGCCCCGCCGAGCGGCGTGCGGCGCGCGGCATGCCCGTACCCGGCATAGGAGCCGACCTCTCCGGAGGCCCCGCTTCGGGAACTCTCGCCCTCCTTGCCGCCGGCCTCCCCGGAATGCCGGGCACCGTCCTGGGGCACGGCACGGGCGCCGGTGAGCGTCTCCTTGCCGTCACCTTCAACGACCTCGCCGTGAAGGGCCGCGAGGCCGAACTGGAGCGCGCCGGAACCCTGGCCGCCAACCCCCGGCTGCACCACGTAGTGGTCGCCGGCGGCGAAGAGGTCCTCCCCTACGCCGAGTTGGAGGGCCCGCTGACGGACGAACCGGGCCCCTCCCTGGTGACCGCCGCCCGCCACCGCGCACGGCTCGCCGCGGGCAGCGCGGACCACTTCACGGGGTACGGCGCCCGGCAGGTCCTGGACGCACACCCGGCACGCCTCGCCGACCTCCTGATGGACCGCAAACGACGTCACCTGGTGCGCCCCGTCGCCGCGTTGGCGAAGGCGGACGGCTCGGTCCTGGTCCCCGCGCGCGTGTACGGCGCGGCGCGCAAGCTCGCCCGTACGCCCTATCTCGTCGGCATACAGGGCCTCGCCGACCGGCTGCTGCACCGGAACTTCGACGAGCCCGGAGGTGCCGTAGGGGCGTCCCTCGCCGCGCTCACCTGGGGCAGACCCGGCCCCGCCGCGCGCTGGCTCACCGGCGAGGCGCTCGCTGAAGTATCGGTTCGCCTGACGGGCGCGACGTCCCGGGCGAGCGTCGGCCCCGGCCAACGCCCCGGCGACTTCCGCGCCCGCGCCGCCCTGGCCCGGCACGCCGCCGACCTCCGCATCCTCGAACAGGCCGCCGAGGTCCGCTTCCAGCGCCTGCACGCCCCCTTCCTCGACAACCAGGTCGTACGCGCCTGCCGCGCCCTCCCGGAGGCCCTCCGAGTCCAGCCCGGCGCCCGCGCCGCCATACTCCGTACGGTCCTGGAAGGCGCCGGAGTAGCCGACCTCCCCCCGGGCTGGGGCGCCCCCTCCCACGCCACCTCAGCAGCCGCAGCCCGCACGGGCCTGCGAGCCGCCGCCGACACCCTCGTCGACCTCTTCGACACCCCGCTCCTGGCCCAGGCAGGCCTGATAGAGGCCAGGGTCGTCCGCAAGGCCCTCCGAGCGGCGGCGGAGGGCGAGCCGTTGCCCCTGGAGGGCCTGGCGGACCTCGTCTCCCTGGAGGTGTGGCTGGGCCGCCTGCTGGACCGCAGGGGCACATGCTGGACGGGCACACCTGCGCGGGCGCGGGCGGTGCCTGGGGGGATTGCTCCGGAGCGGGGGGCGTTGGGGGCGGGAGCGACGGCTCGACGGGGGTAG
- a CDS encoding TetR/AcrR family transcriptional regulator: MHVQETHWSTASAIASGGAVGAAMGNGRGAGDASRSTPLRVDAQRNLEHVLRAAREVFGELGYGAPMEDVARRARVGVGTVYRRFPSKDVLVRRIAEEETSRLTDQARSALGQEDEPWSALSRFLRTSVASGAGRLLPPQVLRVGVVEDGAVLDEALVPQQRVQPVSASGAGSGNGSGSVSGSGSVSGSGSGLASGSGSGELRLVEQRSASDGEVAEVDDAGAAQLLEVVGRLVERARAAGELRADVTVSDVLLVIATAAPSLPDAAQQAAASARLLDILLEGLRSRPA; encoded by the coding sequence CATGTTCAAGAAACTCATTGGTCAACTGCGTCTGCCATCGCTTCCGGCGGCGCGGTCGGTGCGGCGATGGGGAACGGACGTGGTGCGGGGGACGCATCGCGGTCGACACCGCTGCGCGTGGACGCACAGCGCAATCTGGAGCACGTACTGCGTGCGGCGCGCGAAGTCTTCGGCGAGCTGGGGTACGGCGCGCCGATGGAGGACGTGGCGCGGCGCGCACGGGTCGGCGTCGGCACGGTGTACCGGCGCTTCCCGAGCAAGGACGTCCTGGTCCGGCGGATCGCCGAGGAGGAGACCTCCCGGCTGACCGACCAGGCCCGTTCGGCGCTCGGCCAGGAGGACGAGCCGTGGTCGGCGCTCTCGCGCTTCCTGCGGACGTCTGTGGCGTCGGGGGCGGGGCGGTTGTTGCCTCCGCAGGTGTTGCGGGTTGGCGTCGTGGAGGACGGTGCCGTTCTCGACGAGGCGCTGGTGCCGCAGCAGCGGGTTCAGCCGGTGTCTGCGTCCGGGGCGGGATCCGGCAACGGGTCGGGGTCCGTCTCCGGTTCGGGGTCTGTCTCCGGTTCGGGCTCGGGTTTGGCCTCGGGCTCGGGCTCGGGTGAGCTGCGGCTCGTGGAGCAGCGGTCGGCCTCCGACGGGGAGGTCGCGGAGGTCGACGACGCCGGGGCTGCGCAGCTGCTCGAGGTTGTGGGGCGGCTTGTGGAGCGGGCTCGGGCGGCGGGTGAGCTGCGGGCGGACGTGACCGTGTCGGACGTTCTGCTGGTCATCGCCACGGCGGCGCCTTCGCTGCCGGATGCGGCGCAGCAGGCTGCGGCTTCGGCGCGGTTGCTGGACATACTGCTGGAGGGGCTGCGGTCGCGTCCCGCGTAG